The following are encoded in a window of Diorhabda sublineata isolate icDioSubl1.1 chromosome 3, icDioSubl1.1, whole genome shotgun sequence genomic DNA:
- the LOC130441767 gene encoding uncharacterized protein LOC130441767 → MAAISCAGPVKLTENEYRRRMNYEIAQEIKEDIVRKIKQQRARWLGHVWRAGEETVAYSILDWNPGSARRRGRPRSTWWQEVKDDLKRIGMWNWQEKTKDRRAWQDMCHKI, encoded by the coding sequence gaccagtaaaactaacagaaaatgaGTACCGAAGAAGAATGAACTATGAAATAGCACAAGAAATTAAAGAGGACatagtaagaaaaattaaacaacaaagagCAAGATGGCTGGGACATGTATGGAGAGCAGGAGAGGAAACAGTAGCGTACTCAATATTAGATTGGAACCCTGGAAGtgctagaagaagaggaagaccaaggtCTACATGGTGGCAAGAGGTAAAAGACGACCTTAAGAGAATTGGGATGTGGAACTGgcaagaaaaaacgaaagataGACGAGCCTGGCAGGATATGTGCCATAAGATATAA